Proteins encoded by one window of Aptenodytes patagonicus chromosome 9, bAptPat1.pri.cur, whole genome shotgun sequence:
- the ARL13A gene encoding ADP-ribosylation factor-like protein 13A has product MFHLFSRCWSWLQAIQEPIRKVTLLVVGLDNAGKTSIIMDIERALAGEVLPVAQPGQTRLRVDRFEVTLVDLPGGQRSRSAWRSRYSEAHGLLFVLDSSDLARMEEARKVLSRVLSHPDVSGKPILLLANKQDAASALLPCELIERLSLERLVNENRSPCRIEPCAAKRGPPAGPVRATLQ; this is encoded by the exons ATGTTCCACCTCTTCTCCCGCTGCTGGTCGTGGCTGCAGGCCATACAGGAGCCCATCAG AAAGGTGACCCTCCTCGTTGTGGGGCTAGACAACGCGGGGAAAACCTCCATCATCATGGACATAGAGAGAG CGCTGGCCGGTGAGGTGCTGCCCGTGGCGCAGCCTGGCCAGACCCGCCTGCGGGTGGACAGGTTCGAGGTGACGCTGGTGGACCTGCCTGGGGGCCAGCGCTCCCGCAGCGCCTGGCGCAGCCGCTACAGTGAGGCCCACGGGCTCCTCTTCGTCCTGGACTCCAGTGACCTGGCGCGGATGGAGGAGGCCCGCAAGGTCCTGAGCCGTGTCCTGAGCCATCCCGATGTCTCCGGGAAGCCTATCTTACT GCTGGCCAACAAGCAAGACGCGGCGTCCGCCCTGCTGCCCTGCGAGCTGATCGAGCGCCTGTCCCTGGAGCGGCTGGTCAATGAGAACCGCTCGCCCTGCCGCATC GAGCCCTGCGCCGCCAAGCGGggcccccccgccggcccggTCCGCGCCACCCTGCAG